In Methanolacinia paynteri, the DNA window CTATTGCCACAATTCAATTTTGAATCCTCCTTCAATTCATCAGGTAAAAGTCCTTCAAAATCATCTTCTAAAACAATTGCTCTACTATCCGGGAATTCTTTTTTTATCTTGTCAATGACATGTTGAGCATCACTATCAGCTAGCATGATATAGGGTATACTAAATGCCTCACAAAGTTTTGAAAATATTGGAAAATTATTGCAACCGTCTACATTTATCAGACTAACTCCATTATCATCAAGATTAAAGTTTAAGTCATCAGTAAAAATCGGTATTGCCCCTATTTCTGTCGCTCCTTCAACTAAGATAACCTTGCGGGCAAAAAATAGTTCTTTCGTGGTTGAATCCAGAAATTGTTCAAGTTTAATAAATTCCTTTTCTGAAAAATAATTATCTTGAGAACAATATTTAACTGTCTGTTGATTTTCTTGTGAAAGACGAATGACCCTAGATTTCTTATTAAAGTTTGTAAAATATGGACTATGTGTAATAATTAAAATCTGATTATCTTCATTCCTTTCAATAATATTATTTAAACGACGCTGGGCGTGTGGATGTAGATGTGTTTCAGGATGGTCAATTAAAAATATATGATCTTTGTAAGCCTCTAAATGTGCAATTAATAGAAGAGATTCTAAAACTCCTGCTCCGACATATGAAGTTGTAGATTTAAGGTCATCTTTGGTAAAAAGGAGCTCAATTTCATTCTTTTCAATATTTCGGAACACATCAAGTTTTAAATTAGGAAAAAGTTTTTCAAAATTTTTTTGGATTCTCAAATATTTTTCTTGTGTATCTCTCCCATTTTTTAGATTAAATAACATACTAGACAGTTCTTTTCCTGTAGTAGTAACTAAGAAATTTGATAACTTCTTATCAGGTTTTTCCCTATATTCATTAATGAATACAAATCGGTTTTTTAAAATATCAATCAAAATATTAGAAAGATCTGATCGTATTATATGAACGTGTATAGACTTCGTAGGTTTACCCTGTGAATACAAATCAAGATATTCTTCAATATAATCCGAGGGAGAGTTTTCATTTTTAGATAATACCGAAACAATGAATTCTTGAAAATTTACAGAATGATATAAAGGTGCTTTTAATCTGAGTGTATTTTCATTTACAATTTTTCCTAACCAACACTGTCCTTTATCTATTTTAAACAATCCAATTTTCAAATAAGATTCAATAACTCCTGTTTTATTAAATGCGCAATAAGTAATTTCGTTTGAAAAAATTGATTTATATTGATTAACGGTAATAGGAAGACCCATTGCTTCAATGAAATCAGAAATTATATCATTATCTAAAATGCAATCAAGTTGAATTTCGATTATTCTTTTTTTATCTTCAAAAAACCACTCCTCTGGATTCCACACTAAATTACGCGATTCTAAAATTTGATATATTGCCTTAAAAATCGATGATTTTCCAACATTGTTCTCCCCTAATAATGTAGTTAAATTTGTTGTAAATGATAATTCTAATCCATCTTCGCCTACAGAACGAAAATTTTTGATCCTCACATTTTTTAGATACATCAAGAGACCTTCAAATAATTAATCTAGCATTTTATATTATAACAGATTTTTTATTCAAGCATGTAAGTTTTTCACATAAAAAAACATTTCAGCAGTACTTAGTTTTCTTCTTTTTTTAGGAATTTAGAAAGAATAAACTAGAATTTTGATAGATCAGATACCTAAATTTCATCTGCCCAATTCCCAAAAGATGATTTTATCTGTCTCGCATACGGAGAGATATATTTTTTATATTCTTCTTCATGATCTGTACGCCGTATTGCAACAATATTTTTACAATTACTATGCCCAGGCCCTGCCCTCTTTAAAACCAACCTTGTAAGTCTATCGGCATTTGCGAGAGAATAACCGATTATATATAGTGATTTTGCATTATGAACTGAAGAAGAAAAACCTGTCCAAATTTTTTTCATGTCATGTTCCTCAATCTTTTTACTGGGTGTTGGAGAAATAATAACTGGATCCATCCCTTTACACCTTTCAATATCAGTAAAATTCAAAGTATTCGCAATTATTAACCCATTACCATAATCTATTATCTCTGCAGGCTGATGCTTCTTAAAACGATTTTTATAGAACCAATTTATTGAACCATGAGGTTTTAATATTGAGAGTACTTCAGGATTATTTGAAATCCCATATGTATAATCATAATTAAACTTGCTTAAAGCAGTCTCAAGTAGCAAATCATAATTAAAAGTGATGTAAATTGTATTAGATTCAAAATAATCAATCATTTTAGAAATTTTTGAAAGATCACTTCCCTCAATTTTCTTTTGAAAAGACCATAAATACTCACTAATTAATTTTTTTATCCCAAATTTGATTTCTTCAATCTTTCCAGATCTCCAATAATAACCTCTATTTTTTGAGAATCTGATATCAGCATACTGTTCAGCTACATCAACCATTCCTAGAAAATCTTCAATATCTGGATAATTAAGTCTCTCAGGACTAAAATCATTATAAAATGATGAGCAAAACCGATTCAAATCAATAATTCTTTGGGAATCTTGGTCACCGTGAATACAAATATCATTTAACAATTCATTTGCTAAAGGATAACCAAATTCCTTTGAAATACCAGCTCCAAGGACTACAATATTTGGCTTTTTAGAGCTTTTAATCCTAGTCTCAAGATTTGGGGTTTGTAAAGTTGGTGTTAGCATAATTTAAGTTTTAATAATATAAGAGAAAATAAACTTTTTTCACAGAAATACTTTGATAATATTCCTCCCCTTTCGTCCACTCAATTTAAAGTCCAACCAAACTAACGCCGCTCAGTATCACACCCATCCTTCGCAGTAAAAAAACTCTTTCCAAATTTTATTACAACCCGCAATGCTAAAAAAGTTTCAGAGATCCCATTCACGATCAAAAAATTCCAAAAAAAGTTTGCACATTTGCACCCGTTTGCACCCACTTGCAACAGACGGTTGCAACCCAGACAAACGTGATTGTCACTGCATTTCAGTTTTCATCGGCTTACAGAAATTTTCAAAACAGGTTTGCACAATTTGCCTTAGGGCACACACACAAAGAGAAAGATGCAAAGAATTCTTACTGTGGCACTGAATATTGGTGCAAATTAGAATTATAATAATAAAATGCTTTAGGATATGTACAATAATTAGAGAAATATCGTCTAATCCTGGTTTTTTTAATTTGTATAATCATGTGCAAATACGATGCAAACATGGTGCAAAGACGCAAACAAAAAAAACAGATCCCGCTCCTCACCCCCTCCTCCAAAAAGAAAAGGCAAAAAGAGCAAAGACGATCAACACCGCAAGGCCGGGAACGACGAAAAGAACGGGAGTCTCCCTCGTCTCCGAAGCGGAAGCAGCCGGTAAGTTATCGCCGCTTTCGTTTCCCTCCGCCGGATTAATAAACGGATTCAAATCCACAAACCAGATCTCGTACTCGCTCGGATCATATCCAGGGTAATCCTTCGGGTATGCCCTCACAAGAAGCTGGCCTTCGTCGAACTCGACGATATCACCGACCTCGAACTCGTCGTTTCCGGTGATCCGGATCTCTTTCTTTTCACCGTCCGGGATGTGATACAGGAAGATCTTTCCCTCGTTTTTATAGACAAGATAATCCCCGTCGACCGCATAGGCGTAAAGCCCGAAATCCATGTTCCCGTTTGCATCTATTGCAGTATTTTCAAGCGTGGTCAGATCGGTTGCATAAAGAATGCTCCCGAAATGATCGATGCCCCCTTCGGTGGTTTTTTTACCCTTCGTCCAGACGAAAAACCTGTCTGAAAAACAGTCCTGGTCGAGATTCACTCTTTCATTTGAGGAAATATCCGTTGTGCCAGGAACCTCGATCCGCCCGGCCTCTCCGCCTGAAAGGACCGGTTCAAGATCGAAGACAGCGATACCCTCGCTCCTTACGCGATCACCCGGTACCGGGGTGGGGATACTGATACCTTCGGAAAGAGTCGCAACCTTATACTCCCCGAATCCCATCGGATCGTCCATCTCTGTCCGGTTGTCGATCAGTACCAATTCCCCTGTGTCATGCGAATACATGTGTATACTCATAACTTCGGTAAACGGCTCGTCGTCAAAATCCGAGTAGTCCTTTGCGGCAACAAGATCATTGTCGGCCAGCAGTGCACCTGTGTAAAGACGTTCGGACACCTGTTCGTTACTTATTCCGTCAAAAGAGAACAAACCCCGGCTGGATGCCGACGTCCCTGTAGGAGTCGTAGTGTGTATTGCAAGAGAATAATAGACGACGCCATTGGAGAGATCAAGAGACCTGATATCCATCCAGAACGATATCCAGTTGTCCTTTTTTTCGGCAAGTTCCGTGGTATCAAAGGTCTTCGTCTCGCCCGTCCCGCTGTCCCAGATGTACACGAGCGGGTCACCGTTTTTGCTGTACGCAATCTCTCCGTTGCTGAGTCCGGCATGTGATGTTTTGTCATCTGACGGGATATAAGGAAAATGTACATCATCGTCTCCGTCAACATACGTGTAACCGGTTTCGATTACCGGAAATTCCCCCGCACATACAGGAATTGCAAGAAGAAAAAAGATGACTGCTATTGAGAGCATTGAGATTCTGAAAGTGCGGTGCCTCATTCTATCTTTTTCCCCGCAAACCTGCGAAAACGACAGCCGCTGTAAGCAATGAAAATACTGAAACGACGGGAGAGAGCGGAGCCTCAGTCTTCCCCGGTTCAGTACTACCAGTCGTGGCAATCCCGGTCTCACCCGCTTCATCCGGGTTAATAACCGGGTTCAGGTCGATAAACCAGATCTCGTACTCGTTCGGATCGTATCCCGGATAATCCTTCGGGTACGCCCTCACAAGAAGCTGGCCCTCATCGAACTCTATGATATCGCCGACTTCGAATTCGTCGTTTCCTGTGATTCGGATCTCTTTCTTCTCCCCGTCCGGGATATGATAGAGGAAGATCCGGTCATCTTTCCTGTAAATGAGATCGTCACCGTCGACGGCATATGAATAAAAACCGAACAGGTCAAAGTTATCCATCGGCTCATTTATCTCCTCAATCGGCTCTTCTATTCTGTCAATAACAATGTCTTCCAGGGTGTTCAGGTCGGTTGCATAAAGTATATTCCAGCCATCTTCACCTGAACCATTGGCATTGGCAGATACCTCTTTCGACCAGATTAGTATGTCACCTGAAAAGCAGTCCCGGCTGACTATCATGCTCCCTTCCCTATACGAATAACCGGTCGACGACGGAATTGTAACCGTCTCCACAGATCCTTCACTAAAATCCGGGGGAAGCCTGAAGACCGTCACCCCGTCTTCCGGGATTCTTACACCGGATTCGCTGGAAAGTACAATTATTGCCACCGCAGCATTACCGTCCCCTAACCCGATATGATCATTGGTTTCCCCACAATCATCTATGGTGATCATCTCCCCGGTATCGTGGGAATATATCCGCAACCGGTTCAGGTTTGTAAATTCTTCCCAATCATACCAGGAGAAATCCTCTATCAGAACAAGATCATTATCTGCGCACAGGTTGACCACAAGATGATCGAATATCTTCTCGTTGTTCTCCCCGTCAAAACTGAACAATCCTTCCGTAGAAGCACTTGTACCTGTGGGAGTCGTCCTATGCGTCGAAAGAGAGTAATAGACGACACCGTCGGAGATATCGAGACACTTAATCTCCATCCAGAACGAAAACCAGTCATCCTTTTTTACAGCAACCTCAGTGGTGTCGAAAGTCTTTGTCTCGCCCGTCCCGCTGTCCCAGATGTAAATGAGAGGATCTTTGTCTTTACTGTAAGCAACCATTCCTCCGCTCAAACCCATATGAGAAAATTTGTCAGTCGCAGGATAGGAGAAAACATCACACGTATCTCCGTCGACATACGTGTATCCTGTTTCAATTACCGGAAATTCCTCCGCGCCGGCGGGAATCACAATGAAAAAAAAGATTACTACTATTAAAAAAATAAATGCTCTGAGAGTGCGGCAACACCTGCTTACCGCATCCACATCATCGGAAATCTCAGACCAAATCATCTACTGAATAGATAATTTTTCTCATTATATAGCGTTTATTCCGAAAGTACCTACAAATAAAATTTTTTGTTAAAACAATGTAGATACTTTCGGAATAATATTTATTTTAAATTATATCTTACCGCGATCTTGTGAACCACATGTCCAACACTGCATCTGAAATAAAAATTTCAACAAATTGATACTTCCCAAACCTGATTTTCAGGAAAATAAGAAGATATACCGATCGCAGGTGTGATTCACACCAGGGCCGAAGATATGAATCAGAAAACAGGACTGCTAAAAATTGTTGGGAATAATTGATCAATATTACGGAATTCAGATCTATTCGGCAAAATCTAAAACAGATGATAAAAATGAATTCAAAAGCAATAAAATTTTCAATAGCTGCCTGCCTCATTCTTTTGATGGTTGCCGTATCAGGAGTTGCAAGTGCATACTCCATATCGGCACAAGCAGACGAAAAACAGCTTGAGATCATAAATGAGATCTACGGGCAGGATATGACACAGGGAGAATTCTGGGAAATGGTATTTCCAGAAGAATATGCATTAATGAAAAAGAATCTCTCAGATGAAGAGTTCAAGGAATTCTGCAGCACAGAGAAATATTGGGGAGATGACTACCAGGAGTTACCCTACGGAGCTAACGTATGGGACAAGAACGGCCCGGTCTCCCTTGCATCCCTCACGGAAGAACAAAAAAGCAGTTATGGCCTTGAAAACCTGAAAACAGATAATAGTGGATATATCATACAGGGATCAAATTCTGAAGCAAGTTATCTTGTAGACAAATTATACACACTACTGGACAGTAAGAGTGCGCTTGTATTATATGCCAATGACCTTGGGAGAAGCGGTTCCTCAATTACCTATAGTGGCACAGGGAGAGTTTCAGGAGGAACAGCTTCCACATCACTAACTGTAACTATTGAATTGTATGGAGATGACTCAAGAGTTGCATATGTTGTAAATTATGGAACTGGAAGTAGTACTGTTACTGTAGGTTCCGCCCATGCAAGTCCAAGAACAGGTGTAGTGTACCAATCTAAAGTTATCGGAACATCGACCAATCCCAGTCTCTCTGGTTACACCTGGTCGCCGGCAAGACAGTGGCCGTTTAGTTAAAGTACATTGATGAGAACCTGGCATGGTAGTTAAACTTTGACTGTACAACGCCTCGTTCAAACCAAATCCAAAAAAAAGGGGGTCTGAAAGACTCCCCTATTCTTCTGCTCCTCAATAAATATTTGTATAATCAGGGCGAAAACACCGTTCTGTGTAGATACTTTCGGAATAATGCATATTTAAGCTTTAATCCAATCATTGGCTGTAGATTGCCAGCATAGTCCATGCAGGCAACTGACATCCAGATAAAAAAAAGGAGATGATAGCCATGAAAATAAACGGACGGAAAATAACAGCAGCAGTATCTCTTCTGCTGCTAATCTGGGCGGTGTCTGGAGTGGCAGGTGCATATTCCATATCCGCACACGCAAATGAAAGCCAGCTTGAGATCATTAAGCAGATCTACGGACAGGAAATGACCGAAGGAGAATTCTGGGCGCTCGTATACCCCGAAGAGTACGCGATGCTGAAACAAAACCTGACCCTTGGAGAATTCGAAAACTTTTCGAACATGGAAAAATACTGGGGAGACGACTACCCCGAACTTCCGTACGGTGCTAACGTATGGGATGAAAACGGACCGGTGAACCTCAACGAGATAAGTCCGGAGGAGAAAGAGGAATTGGGACTGGATGGGGTAATCGTCGACGACAGCGGGTACATCATTCTCGGTTATGACAACGACATCGAGGGAGCAAAAGCTAGGCTTGAAAGTTACGGGGACGTAAGCGGGGAAAATTTCCTCTCGGCCATTGCAGCAGCAGGTTTGTACGGGAACTCACCGCTTAGTATCCCGGCGGGAATGATCGAAGCCCTCACAGGATTCTTCAGGATCGCCTGAGAGACAAAAGCGTTTATGAAACAAAGGTTTCATGGACTGTTTCATGTAAATCACAGCGTGATTTTCATGTAAAAATTCGCCTCTTTTTTCAAGAACTGCGGGAACAAAACGACCGAAATCACCGTGTAGACGGTTTCGGAATAATACCTATATATTACCCGCATAATACAATTCTTTCATTATACAGGATACAAGGATTGCCGGTGATCTACCATATCACACCGTTTCACCGGAAAAAAAATACCACAGGATTTAAGCAAAAATAAACTTCAAAGGGCGGGCAAGAGATGTTTGAAAGAAGAAAAACTGCAATAAAATGCCTTTTCATTGTTCTTGTCTCAGCCCTGCTCATATCACATGCAACAGTCGCGGAAAACCTGACAGGAGAAGAGAACGACATAATCGATCCTATAAACGAACTCTACGGGAAAAATATCACGAACGGCGAATATCTCGAAGCCGTAGACCCCGGATACCTCGAAGCCCTGAGAGGGGAGATGGGCGAAGATAAGTTCGAAGAATACTACAACATGCAAAAGTACTGGGGAGATGAACACCCGGAACTTTCTTACGGCGCAAACCTGTGGGACGAAAACGGACCGGTGAATCTCGGAGCATTGAATGAAACGGAGAAAAAGAAGTACGGACTTGAATCGGCGTTGATAGGGGGCGAAGGATACGTCGTCCTCGGGTACATGAAAAGGGAGATCGAAGAAGGCGAATCGATCCCGTTCTATAAACAAATGCCCGGAGGAGTTGAAAACTTCACCTGCGATCTCAACTGGATCAATCCCGAAAGCGAACTGAAACTGACAATATTTGCACCCGACGGAATGATGGGACCGTATTACGACGATTCCGACGGGCTCGCCAACGGCAGGATCTTCTTCAGGATTTCAAGACCGCAGGGAATAGAAAGCGGGGAGTGGTATGCGGTTATCGAGGCAGAAAAAACAGAAGAAGAGCAGCCGTTCATCTTCCTGATGTATTGAGGTGTGAGATATGAAAAACAGCCGGAATGAAAAAGTCGCTTTGTGGTTTTTCACGGGGGTATTACTTATAATATTCTCCGGCTTTACGACCGGAGTATCCGCGATTGAAACCGGCGGGTATGTCGTCGAACCGGCATACGGCATTTCACCTGATTATACCTCGATTTATTTTGGAGAACTCTCGGGGGATTACGACTTCCTTGAAGGACCCGGACCTGAGCAGATAGGATTTTGGGATCTTCCCCTGATGATCATTCTCATCCTTCTCGGAATAGGAATTGCCGCATTCATGATCCAACCCCTGAAACTGTTTTTATCAGGGAAGATTGCACTTATTCCCGGGCTGTCCAGGTTAAAAAAGACGAATCTCCTGGACAACGAATCACGGAGAAAGGTATACGAGACAATTCTTCAGAATCCCGGCATACAGCTTTGTGAAATTGAGAAAAAGACAGATCTTACCAACAAGAATGCCGAATACCACGTGAAGAAACTCCTGGGCCACAATATGATCGTATTCAGGCGGACTTCGAGAGGGAAAGGATATTTCAAAAATTCCGACTCCTATTCATCCGAAGAAAAACTGCTTTACATCCATTCCAAAAATCCGACGGAGAAAAGAATAATAGAAATAATCCATGAAAATCCCGGAATTACACGAAAGGAGCTCAGCGAAAGGATACACATCTCCGCACCTTCGATAAGCTGGTACATCGCGGGGCTTATCGGGGACAATATCATCAGGAAAGAAAAAAAGGGAAACAGGGTTCACTATTATGTCAGCGAATACCTCAAAAACGACCTATTCAACATAATCGGAGCGGAGACCACCGTTGCCTGAAAACTTATTACAGACAATAAAACTATAAAAATCCAATCGCAGGAAAAAACACATACCCCCTAAAACGGACATCTCTATAAATAATCCCGGATCAAACCGCAATGAAACATCTTCCAGGAAATCCTTCGGGAAGAAAATGAGCGGGATAATCAGAAAATGAAAATAGCTAAGAAAATCCAAATCGAACCGGGTCTCTCTTTTGTCGTAACAACGCCGGAAAAAAACTCAAACGACCTCTTCGAAAAAGATCATCTTTGCGGAGTTTGCAGCAGTTTGCAGCAGTTTGCGGAATCATGCTGCAAACAAAACAATCACATTACAAAGCCCGTTCCATTTTTCCGCAACAAAAAACGATTTGAGAATTATGTTTGCAGCAAAACGAAAAAAGCACACAGCATGAAAAAGAGGGATTGGTAAAAGAAGTGCTTTGTGTGTGCCTGAAATCTTCCGCAAACTACAATGATAATAATAAAATATTTAATTATATGTACAATAAATAAGAAATAAGCTCAATTTAATCTTTTTAACTTTGCAGCAACTTGCTGCAAATATGCTGCAAACTGCTGCAAAGTTGCAAACAAAATCAGTCAAAAGATCCGAATCGTTCAGGATCACCGCAATTTTTTATCACATCAGCCGGTGAAAGATCACTATGGATATCCTGACACATGCCCTCTCCGTGATCTTTCTCGGCGGAAACCTGGATATTTTCCTCGTCTGCTTCGGCGTTGTCGGGACGATCCTCCCCGACATGGATATCCTCATGCACCGCTTCTCCGGCAGAGATCCCCGCCTGTATATCTTTTCCCACGGCGGGATCACTCACAGCATTGCAGGATCGATCCTTATAGCCATCGTCGCTTTTTCGACAATATGCCTCATGCAACTCTCCGGAATATTGTCACTCCCCGCCGAACCAACATTCCGGATCCTCGGAGCCGGGATGATCGTCGGCGGAGCACTCCTGCACATAACTCTCGACTACCTTGCCTGTCCCGGCATACCTCTCTTCTTCCCGCTCTCGGACAAGAAATATACGCTCGGGATCTTTCCCGGCCCGAGCCTCTTCCTTACGGTTGTAAGCGTCGTATTTCTCGTCCTGCTCATTTTGGGATTTGCAGGAGCGGCGGATATATACATCTGGGGGATCGTCTTCTTAGGAATCATCGCCTTTTCGTTTATAAAAAAAGGTCTCATAGCCTGCAGGTTCAGGGGAAAAGAGAAGATTCCGACTTTTCACCCCCTGCACTGGATAATCGTATCGGAGAACGATCTCGAATACACAATCAGCCGCTATTCGGTCACCGGGGGAGTGTACTGGGAATCGACATACAAAAAACGGGACGGTGTCGGAGAAAAGGAGATCGAAGCCCTTGCAGGCGACCCGGAGATGAAGAGACTCCGTTATTCTTCGTACCTCGTCGTATTCGAACGCAAAGAGGGAAAGATCCGGGCATACGATCCCCTGAGAGTTTCGGGACTGATATTCTACCCGGCGGATTACCGCGAATATGTAACCGAACTGCCTGTACCATGAAACTTCCGTAATTTCGGATCAAAACAGGAGACACTATCCAAAATACTATAATGCATACCTGAGCATACATATGTATGCAGTCCACTTCAATCAGGATTCGATCCGACACCAGGGACAGTCTTTCACGGCTCAAAAAACACCCGAGGGAATCCTTCGATGATGTTATCAACCGGCTCATCGAATCGACGGTCGATGACGAACCCCTGAGCGAAGAGAGCCTTCAGGCGATCGAGAAATCGCTCAAAGAATATCGCGAGGGGATCTACTATACGCACGAAGAGATCCTCGCCGACCTTGGCGTTGCTGAAGAGAACGATAAAGAATATGCTCACAAAAAGAAAGAGAAGGATGCCTGATGGCATTCAGGCTGATATATTCCTCTTCCGCCCGGCATGCACTGAATAAGATTCCACGTGAGATCTCCCTGAAATTCATCTCCGAACTGGAAGATCTTGCTGGAGAAAAAGATCCCGCATCCTTCCTGAAAACTCTTCAAGGATTCGACAACCCTCCGCTCTACTCCCTTCGTATCGGGCGTTACAGGGCTGTTATGTCCGTTCTCGACGATGTGATGATCATACATGTAATCGAGATCGGGCACCGGAGCAGTGTATACAGGAAATTTTAGAGCACTCCTAACCGGTTATCCAAAAAAAGATCAGACGCGGGAAAAGATCCCGTCCGTCCAGCCATAATCAAAAATCGTGAAGTTCACGCAATCAATCGTTCCGCCGGACCCGGCAGTGAAATAAACGCCTGTTCCGCTTTCACTATCGACGAATATGTCACCGTCATAGTGGGAAAGAACGAGAGGCGTTGCCAGGTGCCCTACATATGCCAAAAGAGCTGTTTCATCTTCATCATCTTCCGTTATGGTGACTGTGCCCAGGTAGTCCTGGTAATATGAACCCGTGTAATCCGAAAGCGACCGGGAAGGCCCTGCATCCTCCGGTGCGGAAGGGAGTGCTTCCGATGAGCTGCCTGCCAGGATTCCTGCCTGCAAAAACGCCTTTAGTTCCGCATCCGTCTCGGAATACCAGTCTTTCTGGATATCTCCCTTGAAATACAGGTCGCTCCATCCGCTGCTTACCGCTTTTTTGAGGGAATAGCCGTCGGGGAACCCGTTCGTAAGGACTACAAGCCCCATATTTTCATCAGGCCAGAGTGTGACAATCGTCGAAACCCCGGTATCCAGGTCGCCTCCGTGTTCAACACGGATTCTGCCGTCTTCTGCATAAATCTCCCATCCGAGACCATATGCCGTGATGCCTGTGTTATCAGACTTCAATATATTCTGCGGCTTGTGCGTCTCGCGAAGGGCTTCGGCGTCGATCACCTGTTTCCCGTCGATACTTCCCTCGTTCAGCTGGAGCATTGCATACCTGATCATATCGTTGACGGTCGAACTCACCCCTCCTGCCGGGCTGTTTACATCATCGTTTAAAAGCGGACCGGGTGTTGCCGTTCCGTTTACCATAGGATAGGTGTCGACACGATCGGACGCATTCTCAAAATCGGAAAACCTTGCACTTGTATTTGCCATTCCTGCGGGAATGAATATCCGCTCTTTGATAAGCTCCTCCCATTCGGTGCCTGTCTTCTTTGCGGCCGTATCAGCCGCCGTCGTGATTCCGATGTTCGAATAGGCATAGGACGAGCGGAAATCTCCCGTAAGTCTGATGTACTGGAGTTTTTCTATTATCTCCGAGCGGTTGTAACCCAATGAAAACAGTTCATCGGCACCGTATTCCGGAAGTCCTGTCCTGTGCGAGAGAAGATCGCGTAAGGTCACGTGCCCGGAGATCCACTGATCGCCGCCGAGCTGAAAGTCCGGGTTTATATCCGAAACCCGGTCGTCCCACGAAAGTATACCGTCTCCGACCAGTGACGCTATCGTTGCGGATGTAAAACTCTTCGAGATCGATGCAAGCTGAAATACCGTATCGGGCGCAACAGGTTCGCCTGTTGTTATGTTTTTAACTCCGAAACAGCGGAGATAGATTACCTCGTCATCCCTGACAACCGCAACCGCCATCCCCGGAACTCCGCTTTTTTCAAAGACCTCATCGTTATAGGCATCGAACTGTGCGAGAACTGCCCCAAGATCATTCTCACCCGCACCGGCAGGACCCGGGATGAACACTACGAATAATAAAAATGCAGCAACCAGCATTACCAGACATTTAAAGCGAATAATACCAACTCCTAATTAAACAGGATGATCTTTCAACAAATCAATATTGTCATTTAAATTTCGCTTAGATCTCATATCCAAAGCTGATGAAGGATTTAATATCAAATAACCGGAAAAAAACAGTCATTTTTCTTGGAAGCCGACCGGCTGCCTGCCCCTGCTCCTCCAGCCACTCCAATGCATTACTCAGCTGGACGACTTCACACGCAACCGCACGGGCGAAGGTTTCCTCGTTTTGCTTAGGGAGAAATATATACGGAAATTCGGGATTCATCCAGGATTATGAAATCTTTTCAGGCCGGGGCGTTCTCCGGTAGACCATCCCCTGGAAGATCGCGATCTTC includes these proteins:
- a CDS encoding ATP-dependent nuclease, coding for MYLKNVRIKNFRSVGEDGLELSFTTNLTTLLGENNVGKSSIFKAIYQILESRNLVWNPEEWFFEDKKRIIEIQLDCILDNDIISDFIEAMGLPITVNQYKSIFSNEITYCAFNKTGVIESYLKIGLFKIDKGQCWLGKIVNENTLRLKAPLYHSVNFQEFIVSVLSKNENSPSDYIEEYLDLYSQGKPTKSIHVHIIRSDLSNILIDILKNRFVFINEYREKPDKKLSNFLVTTTGKELSSMLFNLKNGRDTQEKYLRIQKNFEKLFPNLKLDVFRNIEKNEIELLFTKDDLKSTTSYVGAGVLESLLLIAHLEAYKDHIFLIDHPETHLHPHAQRRLNNIIERNEDNQILIITHSPYFTNFNKKSRVIRLSQENQQTVKYCSQDNYFSEKEFIKLEQFLDSTTKELFFARKVILVEGATEIGAIPIFTDDLNFNLDDNGVSLINVDGCNNFPIFSKLCEAFSIPYIMLADSDAQHVIDKIKKEFPDSRAIVLEDDFEGLLPDELKEDSKLNCGNSKPRMGKYIAQKMIENNIAIPKEIEKILDNL
- a CDS encoding winged helix-turn-helix transcriptional regulator, with amino-acid sequence MKNSRNEKVALWFFTGVLLIIFSGFTTGVSAIETGGYVVEPAYGISPDYTSIYFGELSGDYDFLEGPGPEQIGFWDLPLMIILILLGIGIAAFMIQPLKLFLSGKIALIPGLSRLKKTNLLDNESRRKVYETILQNPGIQLCEIEKKTDLTNKNAEYHVKKLLGHNMIVFRRTSRGKGYFKNSDSYSSEEKLLYIHSKNPTEKRIIEIIHENPGITRKELSERIHISAPSISWYIAGLIGDNIIRKEKKGNRVHYYVSEYLKNDLFNIIGAETTVA
- a CDS encoding type II toxin-antitoxin system RelE family toxin, giving the protein MAFRLIYSSSARHALNKIPREISLKFISELEDLAGEKDPASFLKTLQGFDNPPLYSLRIGRYRAVMSVLDDVMIIHVIEIGHRSSVYRKF
- a CDS encoding SIR2 family protein; the protein is MLTPTLQTPNLETRIKSSKKPNIVVLGAGISKEFGYPLANELLNDICIHGDQDSQRIIDLNRFCSSFYNDFSPERLNYPDIEDFLGMVDVAEQYADIRFSKNRGYYWRSGKIEEIKFGIKKLISEYLWSFQKKIEGSDLSKISKMIDYFESNTIYITFNYDLLLETALSKFNYDYTYGISNNPEVLSILKPHGSINWFYKNRFKKHQPAEIIDYGNGLIIANTLNFTDIERCKGMDPVIISPTPSKKIEEHDMKKIWTGFSSSVHNAKSLYIIGYSLANADRLTRLVLKRAGPGHSNCKNIVAIRRTDHEEEYKKYISPYARQIKSSFGNWADEI
- a CDS encoding DUF7557 family protein — encoded protein: MQSTSIRIRSDTRDSLSRLKKHPRESFDDVINRLIESTVDDEPLSEESLQAIEKSLKEYREGIYYTHEEILADLGVAEENDKEYAHKKKEKDA
- a CDS encoding metal-dependent hydrolase; translation: MDILTHALSVIFLGGNLDIFLVCFGVVGTILPDMDILMHRFSGRDPRLYIFSHGGITHSIAGSILIAIVAFSTICLMQLSGILSLPAEPTFRILGAGMIVGGALLHITLDYLACPGIPLFFPLSDKKYTLGIFPGPSLFLTVVSVVFLVLLILGFAGAADIYIWGIVFLGIIAFSFIKKGLIACRFRGKEKIPTFHPLHWIIVSENDLEYTISRYSVTGGVYWESTYKKRDGVGEKEIEALAGDPEMKRLRYSSYLVVFERKEGKIRAYDPLRVSGLIFYPADYREYVTELPVP